The bacterium genome contains a region encoding:
- a CDS encoding antitoxin family protein — MKGSIEAIYEHGVFNPLKEITLPEKQHVQLVVKVITQETRNEILELASQVYNGLSNQDIDDVEKIALNRREFFKEKET, encoded by the coding sequence ATGAAAGGTAGTATCGAAGCAATCTATGAACACGGAGTTTTTAACCCATTGAAAGAAATTACCTTACCGGAGAAACAGCACGTTCAACTCGTTGTTAAGGTAATTACACAAGAGACAAGAAATGAAATATTGGAGTTGGCATCACAAGTCTATAATGGACTATCAAATCAAGATATAGATGATGTTGAAAAAATAGCCTTGAATCGTCGTGAGTTTTTCAAGGAGAAGGAGACTTAA
- a CDS encoding type II toxin-antitoxin system VapC family toxin — protein MTLLQVVLDTDILSAIMRKNPIVIPKAQRYLAAHRRFTISIITRYEILRGLKAKGATMQEITFDHFCARNLILPLSDKVIVKAAEIYATLHQKGVLISDADILIAASALVHRLGIATNNEEHFRRIAGLQVENWFKGTISDVES, from the coding sequence ATGACTCTTTTACAGGTAGTATTGGATACTGATATTCTTTCAGCAATTATGCGAAAAAATCCCATTGTGATTCCAAAGGCACAGAGATACCTGGCGGCACATAGACGGTTTACGATTTCTATTATCACTCGATATGAAATATTACGGGGGCTGAAGGCGAAAGGTGCAACTATGCAAGAAATAACATTTGATCATTTCTGTGCAAGGAATCTCATATTACCACTCAGCGATAAAGTCATAGTCAAAGCAGCAGAAATTTATGCCACATTGCATCAAAAAGGAGTTTTAATTAGTGATGCTGATATCCTGATTGCAGCTTCTGCATTAGTACATAGATTGGGAATAGCAACAAATAATGAAGAACATTTTAGACGGATTGCGGGTCTTCAAGTAGAAAACTGGTTTAAGGGAACAATTTCAGATGTTGAAAGCTAA